The genomic window GGCCCTGGTCGAGCAATTTTATATGGAACCACAGATTATTTTATGGATTATTTTGGCTTGAAGGCGTTAGATGAGTTGCCTGATATCCATCAAATGGAAGAAGAAATCAACGAAGAACTTCCTTTGGATCTCTTTTTTGATCGGTACAAGGACAATGAATTGCTTGCATCACCAGAGGAAAAAAAAGAGCCTGAGGAGGAAGAATAAATGGAAAGACTGCAGAAAGTTATTGCACATGCAGGGGTGGCTTCGCGTCGTAAAGCGGAGGAGTACATCCAGCAAGGAAGAGTAAAAGTAAATGGTAAGGTATCGAAGGAACTGGGAACGAAGGTCAGCCGAAACGATTTGATTGAAGTAGATGATGTGCCGATTTATCAGGAAGAGTATGTATACTATCTATTTTACAAGCCAAAAGGAGTGATTTCTTCTGTTTCTGATGACAAAGGAAGAAAGGTCGTCACAGACTTTTTCCCTAGTGTTGTTGAACGAATTTATCCTGTTGGACGTTTAGATTATGATACTTCCGGTATTTTACTGTTGACGAATGACGGCGATTTTTCTCAGAAATTAACACACCCAAGTCATGAAGTGAATAAAGTTTATGTTGCAAAGGTCAAAGGTGTTCCGAAAAAACATGACTTACAGCCGCTGCGAAAAGGGGTAAGAGTCAATGGGTATAAGTCGGCACCGGCAGAATTTCAGATTCTATCAGTCGATTTGCAAACAGGAACTGGGATCGTCGAGTTGACGATTCATGAAGGAAAAAATCATCAGGTGAAAAACATGCTTCAAGCAGTGGGGTATCCGGTGCAGAAATTGAAGCGGGAACGTTTTGGCAACTTGACTTTACAGGGATTGAGACCAGGAGAGTATCGAAGTCTTAATAAAAAGGAAATCAGCAGTCTCTTAAATGAAGTGAAAGCATAAATTTCTAAAATACATTAAAAGAAGTGACTCGTCTTAATTTTTTATTACTTTGCAGTCGTAAAAGAGCTATTTAAATCAGTAATGAGCTTCATGAAAAAGAATCGCAGGATAGGGTCGTTCGGCCTCTTGCGATTTTTTTCATTAACCTCTTTATACAGTTTTTGTTTAGGAGAAGTGGAGCAATTGACCGTACTTTTAGAATACTTGCGGTGCTTCGCAGGTATTTTCGGGCGAATTGCTCTATGTTATATTCAATTGAATGATTTAGGAGGAGAATTATGAGCATCAATATTAGACTTGAAGAAGAAAAAGATCATCGGATCGTTGAAGAAGTCACGCGAGAAGCTTTTTGGAATTTGTACCTCCCTGGTGCTGAGGAACATTTCGTCGCTCATAACATCAGAACATCTCCTGATTTTATTCCGGAGCTGACTTTTGTTATTGAACTGGACGATAAAATCATTGGAAGTATTATGTATACACGGGCTAAGGTAATTGATACATCTGGTGGCGAGCTTCCGGTCATCTCTTTTGGGCCGGTTAGTATTCTTCCGGAATATCATAGACAGGGCTACGGTCGACTATTGATCGAACATTCAATCAATGAAGCGAAAAGGCTAGGGTTCAATGCGATTATTATTGGCGGCTACCCGTATCATTATCATCCTTATGGATTTATTGGTACGAAAAAATATGGGCTCTCTATGCCGGATGGAAAATTTTACACAGGAATCATGGCGCTACCTTTATACGAAGGAGCGTTGGATGGTATTAACGGCAGTATTCATTTTTCTGAATCTATGTATCCAGATGGTGCTGGTCTGGACGCGTTTGATCAAAGCTTCCCGCCAAAAGAAAAGAAGGTTGAGGCCAGCCATTTAGAATTTGAAAAAGCTGTCAGTGAAATCGATACAAATGATTATGAATAACTGGAGCATCACAGACTAAGGAATAAGCTAAAATACCCTACTGATCATTGGTCATACTATTGATAATTGCAGCGTATTTTCTTGTATTGGACTCAAAATGATTTGAGGACATTTGTTGTGATAGCTGTAACTATTGCTTTATGCGTGAAATGATGTATAATAGGGCTGTAACATAATTTAATAAAGGTTCGTCTTCAGGGGCAGGGTGAAATTCCCGACCGGTGGTTATAGTCCACGACCTACTTTTTAAAAGTAGCCGAATTGGTGTAATTCCAATACCGACAGTACAGTCTGGATAAAGAAGATAGGGCTTATTTGATTAGCTTTCTTTTTCAGATAAGATAACTCTAACTCTATTTTTCCCTGCAGAAAAATAGAGTTTTTTTCTGCAGTTATAGAGAGGGAATCTTACGGATTTAGGGCTTGTCCGTGATGAAAAACAGCTAATTCAAATGGTTCGTTTGAAGATGGATCCTTGTCAGGAGGATTTCATAATGAGAAACAGCAAGGTACAAAAAATGGTGGGAGTAGCGATGTTGGCTGCTCTGGGCGCAGCGTTACAATTTGTAGGATTTCCGTTATTACCGGCAGTCCCTTTTCTTAAGGTGGACTTTAGCGATATCCCAGTAATGATCAGTATGTTTTTATACGGACCATTTGCTGGAATTATCACTGCATTGATTCGTTCTACCCTACATCTGGTGCTGACTGGTCCATCACCACAAAACATGGTGGGCGATGTTGCCAGCTTTTTAGCAACAACGTTATTCACATTACCAATGTATTACTTTTTCAACAAGGGATCACACAAAACGAGAAACAAGGTTGCTGGAATTGTTACTGGAATTATAGCGATGACTGCTTTCATGAGTATTGCCAATTATTTCGTCATTACGCCGCTTTATCTTAGTTTGTATGGTGTAACTGCGCAATCATTCTTAGGTAGATCGATGGAAAGCTATATTGCAGTGGGGATCATTCCGTTTAACTTAATCAAAGGTGTTATCATCAGTACAGTGTTCATGCTGTTCTATGCGAAAATACTTCCTTGGTTGAGTAGAAAGCAATCAAGTGTGGGCAATACCCTAGCAAAATAAATAGTAATGAATTTGATAAAAAACTTCCTTAACCGTTTAACGGGAAAGGAAGTTTTTTTGTTATAACGGTTGACATTCCGGGCAATAATAAATCGTTCCACCAAGGTAACTTTCTTTTACGATATCTGTACCGCAAACCTTACAGCCGTGTTTATAGGTATTTTTTGAAAGGATTGTTTGATAGTCGCCGGCTTGGCCATAAATATTCTTTTCTGTGTCTCGACCCCCTAACTCCTTCATTTTGGTCAATGTCTGAATTGTCTGTTGGTAAAGCAAACGCAGCTCAGCTTCTTTAAGAGAGGCAATAGGTCTTTTGGGATGGAGGCCAGCCAGAAAGAAAATATCCTGCATACAGCCATTCCCAACACCGGGAATCCGCTGCTCTGTACCTAAGAAAGCTTTGACAGACATTCTTTTTGGATTTTCGGGAAGTAGTGAACCGAAATAGTCAAAATCAAAGCCTGCATCATAAGGCACTGGTTTTTCGGCAGAAGCCTGATAATACTTGTCTGTCGGGTGCTGTGAACCATGATAAAGTAACATGGCGCCATACATAGCCACGGAACAGGCTAGATAAGAGCCATCTGTAAACTGTAAGAGCAACTGATGCTTTTTAGGCAATTCTGCTTCGCTCTCAACATAATAAAAACGAATACCGTCTCTGAAAACAAGACGAAGCTGATTCTCACATTCCATCACGATATAGGCAGCTACAGGATAGATTGCTTTGATTTTTTGCCGTTCCAGAAGTACTGAATAATCGGTGTCTTCACTGAAAAAAGCAAATTTATGAGGGGAGCTTTGTCTTGAGAGAGAAGCAATTTCTTTTCCTTTCAACAAAGGATGGAGCTGTTCGGAAAAGGCGTATGTTTCTGGTAATTCTAACATTTTCTTACCTCCTGATTGTTTCACTTCTTTTTTTTAGTGTATCTGATAAAATAGGAAAAGACAATGTTTGGAGGAGAGTGCGGGTTTCAAATTTTCTAAAGAGCCTCTGGGTACCTTAATAGCAAATGATTGCACAAAAAATGCGTAGTTTTTTCTGTCTATTCTATTTAGGTATTTTTACAAGTATTGGTCAACAGCTCTTTGATACCGATGAATTGATTTTTATGGAGGTTGAGGAAATGATGTGGACAGTCAGATATGTTCAGATGGAAGACAAGAATTTCTGGTTTGAACGCGACCCTCATTTGTCTGAGCAGGTGTTCGAAAAGAAAGTAAAAGATCGCATGGGCTATGTGCTGCTAGAGAAGGATGTACCGGTCGGAATATTAAGATATAATCTTTTTTGGGATAATACGCCTTTTTGCACCATGTTGTTTATTGATTCGGAACATCAGCACAAGGGCTACGGCACAGCATTGATGGATTTTTGGGAAACGGAAATGGTGCAACAAGGATATGGCATGGTGATGACCTCAACACAGGTGGATGAAGAGGCACAGCATTTTTATAGGAAAATGGGTTACCAAGATGCAGGGAGCCTGCTTCTTACGATCCCTAAATACAAACAGCCAATGGAAATGTTTTTAGTCAAAGAAATCGGTGCGTTTTAGTCATGTTACTAAAGACTATTGGGTGAAACCGAAGAATATGATTGATAATGGGAGAGACAAACATAATTTAGGCAGTGTCTCGAAGGTGAAAGGATATGGAGAAATGAAGAAATGGCAAAAAATCAGTATATCAATAGGAGTTGCATTGCTTGTAATTCTATTAGCAGGCTTCTTTTACATAAAAAACAGTACTTATCAACCAACGGAAACAGCGGTTCAAGCTGCGACAGCTGCTGAAAAGGAACGTGATGTATTGTTCTTTGAAGGTGAAAAAGGGAAGCCAACGATTTTGTTTTATCAGGGGGCCCTGGTTGAGAACACTAGTTACAGTATTTGGGCCGAACAGGTAGCAGCAGCAGGTTTTAGTGTCTATTTATTGAAACAGCCATTAAATATGGCAATTTTGGGACAGAATAATGCGGAAAAAATAATTGACGACAAGAAGATCCACTCATATATTATTGGTGGTCACTCTCTTGGAGGCGTCATTGGTAGTCGTTTTGCTCATGAACATTTAGCGGATACGGGATTAAAGGGTGTTTTCTTTTTGGCTAGCTATCCAGATAAAAAAGGTGATTTATCCTCCTTTGATGGAGGTGTTTTATCAATTACAGCAGACAGTGATGATGTACTGAATGAAGAAAAATATACTGATGCCAAGGAATACCTTCCGGCAAATACGGTATTTGAAGAGATAACTGGTGGAAACCATGCGGGATTTGGCAGCTATGGGAAACAAAAAGGAGATGGCCAAGCGGAAATCACAAATGCCGAGCAGCAACAGCTAGTAGGAAATATGATTATTCGTTGGGCATCTCAGTTGGCAGACTAAAGGCTTTTTGCGAGCTCAATTGCATGAACCGGGCATTTGCGATAGGCTGTAGTAACTGTTTCAGCATTTTGGCTGTCGACAGTTATGGACAAGGCTTCCGGCTTATTTTTAAATAACACGATGCCTTCCTCTGTATAATCAAAAACATCTGGCGCATAGACTTGACAGAGTCCGCAGGCAATACATTTTTCGGGAATAATTTTACATTCCATAACGAGTAGCTCCTAATTTATATTATTTATGAAAGGGTCAGTTTATGAAGACGTTATTCATTTTATCGTTATTCCAGCAGGGTTACAAGATAAAAGTATCTACCCTCTATCATTTGTTGAAGGGAAAGCGAACGGTTTCCGTATTGATGAATGGGTTTCTTTTTGATAATCTCTCTTATTTCCATTTATTTCCTGAGCTGAATGAAAAAACATTCCATCAGCTATTACAGAAGCTGATCAAAAATGGCTTCATCAGTTTTGATCAAGAGAGCTTGGAGGCACAGATTACAGACAAAGGAACACAGTACTTACTTGAAAATGCTGAGATAATCAGGACCCATACCAAACATTTGAACGGGTACAGCTATGCAAAAACGGAGAATGACATGTGGCGTATGCTGCAATTTTTAGTTCAGGTCACCTCGCATTTATCCTATCAGAATAAGCAATATATTCCTTTAGAGGCTTCACCTTACTATCAATTGAAGATAAAACAGCTGCTGGTGACACTTGATAAAAATAGGGTGGGCCATTTAATGACTGAAGAGTGGCGCACGGTTTTAAGTCAGTTTCCTGAGAAAGAGGGAAATTTTATTGCCCAACAGTTTTCAGGGTATCGCCTGAATGGAAAAGCTGAGCAGCAGCTCTTACAAGAGTCATCTGCATTCCAACGATTACTGTATCGGAAAAACATCTACCATCAATTGTTCAGTTGTATTGAGCGCTTGCCTCAAGGAGCTGTGCTGTACGAGACAATCAAAAGCGATCTGGAAAAAAATAAAAATCAAAGTATGTTGCAGACAAAAGAATTATGGTTGGCAGGTCACTCGTTAAGTGAAATCACGCAATTGCGACAGATGAAACCAAGCACAGTGAACGATCATTTTTTGGAGTTGGCAATCAGCGAAAAGGACTTCTTGGGTGAACCGTTCATTCCACAAGAACAAGTAAACATCTTTCAAGAAATCAAGACACTTTGCCAAACTTGGCAGTATGCGGAGCTGAGACAACGATTTGAGATTGACTATTTTGCTTTTCGAATGTATCAAATTATGCAAATAAAGAAAGAACGTGAGTATTAGTATGGCATTGGAAGAATTACTGCATCGTTATTTTGGCTATTCGTCCTTTCGAGAAGGACAGCGCGAAATCATCGAGGCATTGCTGAATAAAGAAGATACGCTAGCTGTTTTACCCACAGGTACCGGGAAATCATTAACTTATCAATTAACAGGGAAAATATTGCCCCATACAGTATTGATTGTTTCACCACTATTATCATTGATGGAGGACCAGGTTAGGCAGTTGCAAAAGCTTGGAGAGCGTAGAGTTGTTGCGTTTAATAGCTTTTTATCCTATGATGAAAAGCAGTATATCCTTGCACAACTTCACAAGTATAAATTTATTTTTATCAGTCCGGAATCTTTGATGAAAAATGAGGTTTTAGAGAAGTTAAAAAATATGCCCCTCTCTCTTTTTGTGGTTGACGAAGCGCATTGTGTGTCACAATGGGGAGTGGATTTTAGACCGGAGTATGTTAAAATAAAAGACGTGTTGCAAAAATTGAATTTTCCGCTCACGTTGGCCTTGACTGCAACCGCATCGCAAAGTGTGCAGAATGAAATTAAGGACTATCTGTTCAAGGAACCGCTAGCCGTTCGTTCATTTATTTATTCGATCAACCGAAAGAACATTTCATTGATTGTTGAGAGAACGGATGAAAAAGAAGCACAGCTTTTTGAGTATTTAATCAAGCGAAACAAAAAGGGCATTGTGTATTGTACTGCCAGAAAAACAACAGAAATGCTGTCGCGAAAGTTGCAGGAGCAGACAAGCATTCGATCAGCGTTTTATCATGGTGGCTTAACGGCCAATGAGCGAAGTAAAATACAACAACAATTTATTGAAAATGAAATTGATCTTTTGTTTGCGACGAACGCATTTGGAATGGGTATTGATAAACCTGATATTCGTTTTGTGATTCATTATGACTGTCCGGCCAGCATGGAAAATTATGTTCAGGAGATAGGACGAGCAGGTAGAGATGGGCAGGCAGCAATTGCCTTATTACTGTATCAAAGTGGAGATGAAGCAATACATCGTTTTTTTAGAAATGAAGTAAAGGAAGAGCTGAGGACACTACAAAAGCTGTTAGAAGGTCACACAGAGTTTCCAACTGAGCTTCTTGAATCAATGAGCGATATCCAGCAAAAATGGCTGGAGGGTTATCTAAATGGCTCCTATACGCTTGAAGTCTTAAGTGAGCGATTGCGTAAAAAAGATCAGGAAAAATATTATCAGCTGGAACAGATGCTAGACTATATTTTCACAAAAGAATGTAGAAGAACATTTATCATGCACTATTTTTCTGAAACAGAAGAAAGTGAGAAGGTAACTCCTTGTTGTGATAATTGTGGTGCAGTACTATCAGCAACAGAAGCAGAGCAGAACATAGCTGGAAAAACAGTACATTCATGGCAGGAAATATTGATAAGATTATTTAAAGAAGAAAAATAATCTACTTTTTATCTCTGCACATAATAGCAAGCTATGTTATAATATCAAACGATACGATTTTAGGAGGAAAGACAGTGAGCAAAAGAGATAAAAATAAACCAACTGAGGCACGTGAACCTTGGGAACAATCCATTTATGATACTAAGGATGATGCCGGACACTCAAGAATCGAAAAACGACAATACAAAAAAGGAAACACAGTCTTTTTGACGATCCTGGTTATCTTATTATTATTGATCATTGCCTTACCTATAGGAACTTTTTGGTGGGTGGCAAGAGACAAACCTAGCGAGAATAAAGGTGGGACCACGACAACAACATCATCTGTCGTAGCATCATCTACAAAGGAAAGCTCAGCGCCTGCTTCATCTACGTCACAGGCACAGCCAGAATCTTCTGCAACAGAGGATCCGACACAGCCAGAGGGATCAGTAGAAGATCCGAATGCAACTCCGGAGGCAACTGAACCAGTTTATGCTGAGGTTCAAGCGGGTGAAGGATTTAGACAAGTGGCTGAAAGATATGGCGTAACAGTCGATCAAATTTTAGAATTGAATGGATTATCTGCTGATGCAGTGCTTCATCCAGGAGACTCACTACGAGTACAATAAGCTTAATAGGATAATGCAGGGCTGGGGTATCTAAAAATACCTCAGTCCTTAAAAATGGATAAAGAGCAATTTAAAGGCGCCGACAAGTGCTGACAGCCGAGGCGAGCAGTCAAAGAAGCGCGGAAGAAATCGGTGCGATTGCTCAAAAATGCTAAAAATGGAGAGTCGAAGAAGTTTTTTAATTTCTTCGAAAGAAAGTGGAGAGAAGAATGAAAAAGATAAGTATAGCGATTGACGGACCGGCTTCATCAGGGAAAAGTACGGTGGCCAAAATACTAGCAGAGAAGTTAAATTATATTTATTGTGATACAGGTGCGATGTACCGCGCTTTGACATATTTAGCAATCAGTAACAATACAAAGCTTGAAGATGGGGCTGCTCTTTGCGAACTACTTTCTAACTATGCCATCACATTTAAACAACAACCGGAAGGGCAATTGGTTTTTGTGGATGAAGAAGATGTGACTGAAGCGATCCGCCAGCAAGACGTAACGAATGCTGTGTCAATCGTTGCTGCACATGCTGAGGTTCGAAAGAAGCTAGTAGAGCTGCAGCAACAAATAGGCAAGCAAGGCGGCATTGTTATGGATGGCCGAGATATTGGAACAACAGTCTTGCCGGATGCAGAAGTAAAAATATTTTTAGTAGCGAGCGTGGAAGAACGGGCGGAACGACGTTATAAAGAGAATATTTCAAAGGGGATCGAAACAGATTTCGACACATTGAAAAAGGAAATTGAACGAAGAGACCATATCGATTCAACGCGCGAGGCTTCTCCACTTGTTCAGGCGGAAGATGCTGTTCGCATTGATACAACAGGGCTGTCGATTGTTGAGGTTGTCGAAGCGATTGAGGCGGTTATTTCAGAGAAGCTGTGATGGACTAAATAACAGCAAAGACCAGTTGATTTCGTTGTTATAGTACAGGGAAATGCTGCTCTTCGAATAAGAGAATAGCTAATAGAAATTTTGCAGATTAAATAAAATATAATATTTTAAGAGAAATCGCTTTATTTTTTGCTCGAAATCCCGTAATATTAAAGAAACAAGTCATTATTAACGAATTTTTGTTGGTGTATAGGAGGATAAGTGTTCATGACAGAAGAGAAGCAAGTAGAAAACAGCAATGTAACAATGGAAGATGCGTTAAACAGCTTTCAAGAAGTGAATGTTGGCGACATCGTTAGGGGAGAGGTTCTTGCAATCGAAGACAAGCAAGTCGTTGTCGGGATTGAAGGTGCTGGTGTTGAAGGTGTTGTACCAGCGAAAGAATTGTCTACTTCACAAGTCGAAGATATCAACGATTTCGTGAAACTACATGATGTTCTGGATTTAGTCGTAATCACATCAATCGGTAAAGACAAAGAAAACGGGAGTTACCTGTTGTCTAAACGCCGTTTAGATGCGAAAAAAGTTTGGGAAGATATCGAAAAGGATTTCCAAGCCGGCAAAATTATTGAAGCGCCAGTTACAAATGTTGTAAAAGGCGGGTTAGTTGTTGATGTTGGTGTCCGTGGATTCGTTCCTGCATCAATGGTCGAAGATCACTTTGTTGATGATTTCTCTGAATATAAAGGGAAAACAATGACATTTAAGATCATTGAGATCGAACCTTCTGAAAATCGTTTGATTTTATCTCATAAAGCGGTTGTAGAAGCCGAAAAAGAAGTGCATAAGAAAGAAATTCTTGCAGATTTACATGACGGCGACGTTGTGGAAGGAAAAGTCGCAAGATTGACTGATTTTGGTGCTTTTGTTGATTTAGGCGGTATCGACGGTCTAGTACACGTTTCTGAAATTGCACATCAGCATGTCGACAAACCTGGTGATGTACTGAGTGTTGGAGACGAGGTTAAAGTTAAGATTCTATCAATCAATCCAGACGAAGAACGTATTTCACTTTCTATTAAGGAAACTTTGCCTGGACCTTGGTCTGATATTGCAGAAAAAGCACCAGCTGGCGAAGTACTTGATGGAACAGTAAAACGTTTGACAAGCTTTGGTGCATTTGTCGAAGTCTTCCCAGGGGTAGAAGGACTTGTGCATATTTCTCAAATTTCTCATAAGCATATCGCGACGCCACATGAAGTTCTTCATGAAGGTGATGAGATCAAAGTCAAAGTTCTGGAAGTGAATGAAGCAGAACACCGCATTGCTTTAAGTATTAAAGCATTAGAGGCTAAACCTGAAGTTCAGGAACAACCAGAGGAAGAAACTGGATCATATGAAATGCCGGAAGAAAGCACAGGGTTTACAATGGGCGATATTCTTGGCGATCAACTAAAAGGTCAGGGATCTGACGAAGAGTAAAAGACAGTACGAGCTTGGGATGTAACTTCACAAATCCCAGGCTTTTTTTGTTTCATTTAAAAGAAAAAAGCAGTCAGAACATCAATTGTCCTGACTGCTTTTGTTGGTGCAATCACAAATTCTCATAGGAAGCTTCTTGATAAAATGTTAAAATGGAGCCATCGATCGTTGTTAATTGGGCGTATAAATTACCATCATAGGCTGTTTTTATGGTCATTGTTTCTTGATTGTTTTTGTTAACAAGAGCAACTAATTTTTCCAGTTTGGTTGTTGGAATGATTGATATAACCTCTTGACGAGGCTCTCCCGGTAAAATATGAAGTTTTATTTTGGGCTGTATGTTTGTTGTATTCGCGAACTGTTGGTATGGAACTGTATAGGCTACGGCATAGGAAATGGTCTGTGTATCATCTGATAATTCAACTTTTGTCAACCAACCCAAAATTTTACTAAACCAAGTCAGTGTTTTTTTGATATCATTAGAGTAGTAGAC from Enterococcus sp. 9E7_DIV0242 includes these protein-coding regions:
- a CDS encoding GNAT family N-acetyltransferase, whose amino-acid sequence is MSINIRLEEEKDHRIVEEVTREAFWNLYLPGAEEHFVAHNIRTSPDFIPELTFVIELDDKIIGSIMYTRAKVIDTSGGELPVISFGPVSILPEYHRQGYGRLLIEHSINEAKRLGFNAIIIGGYPYHYHPYGFIGTKKYGLSMPDGKFYTGIMALPLYEGALDGINGSIHFSESMYPDGAGLDAFDQSFPPKEKKVEASHLEFEKAVSEIDTNDYE
- a CDS encoding ferredoxin, translated to MECKIIPEKCIACGLCQVYAPDVFDYTEEGIVLFKNKPEALSITVDSQNAETVTTAYRKCPVHAIELAKSL
- the cmk gene encoding (d)CMP kinase produces the protein MKKISIAIDGPASSGKSTVAKILAEKLNYIYCDTGAMYRALTYLAISNNTKLEDGAALCELLSNYAITFKQQPEGQLVFVDEEDVTEAIRQQDVTNAVSIVAAHAEVRKKLVELQQQIGKQGGIVMDGRDIGTTVLPDAEVKIFLVASVEERAERRYKENISKGIETDFDTLKKEIERRDHIDSTREASPLVQAEDAVRIDTTGLSIVEVVEAIEAVISEKL
- a CDS encoding RecQ family ATP-dependent DNA helicase, which translates into the protein MALEELLHRYFGYSSFREGQREIIEALLNKEDTLAVLPTGTGKSLTYQLTGKILPHTVLIVSPLLSLMEDQVRQLQKLGERRVVAFNSFLSYDEKQYILAQLHKYKFIFISPESLMKNEVLEKLKNMPLSLFVVDEAHCVSQWGVDFRPEYVKIKDVLQKLNFPLTLALTATASQSVQNEIKDYLFKEPLAVRSFIYSINRKNISLIVERTDEKEAQLFEYLIKRNKKGIVYCTARKTTEMLSRKLQEQTSIRSAFYHGGLTANERSKIQQQFIENEIDLLFATNAFGMGIDKPDIRFVIHYDCPASMENYVQEIGRAGRDGQAAIALLLYQSGDEAIHRFFRNEVKEELRTLQKLLEGHTEFPTELLESMSDIQQKWLEGYLNGSYTLEVLSERLRKKDQEKYYQLEQMLDYIFTKECRRTFIMHYFSETEESEKVTPCCDNCGAVLSATEAEQNIAGKTVHSWQEILIRLFKEEK
- a CDS encoding helix-turn-helix domain-containing protein, which produces MKTLFILSLFQQGYKIKVSTLYHLLKGKRTVSVLMNGFLFDNLSYFHLFPELNEKTFHQLLQKLIKNGFISFDQESLEAQITDKGTQYLLENAEIIRTHTKHLNGYSYAKTENDMWRMLQFLVQVTSHLSYQNKQYIPLEASPYYQLKIKQLLVTLDKNRVGHLMTEEWRTVLSQFPEKEGNFIAQQFSGYRLNGKAEQQLLQESSAFQRLLYRKNIYHQLFSCIERLPQGAVLYETIKSDLEKNKNQSMLQTKELWLAGHSLSEITQLRQMKPSTVNDHFLELAISEKDFLGEPFIPQEQVNIFQEIKTLCQTWQYAELRQRFEIDYFAFRMYQIMQIKKEREY
- a CDS encoding GNAT family N-acetyltransferase, whose protein sequence is MWTVRYVQMEDKNFWFERDPHLSEQVFEKKVKDRMGYVLLEKDVPVGILRYNLFWDNTPFCTMLFIDSEHQHKGYGTALMDFWETEMVQQGYGMVMTSTQVDEEAQHFYRKMGYQDAGSLLLTIPKYKQPMEMFLVKEIGAF
- a CDS encoding DNA-formamidopyrimidine glycosylase family protein, with protein sequence MLELPETYAFSEQLHPLLKGKEIASLSRQSSPHKFAFFSEDTDYSVLLERQKIKAIYPVAAYIVMECENQLRLVFRDGIRFYYVESEAELPKKHQLLLQFTDGSYLACSVAMYGAMLLYHGSQHPTDKYYQASAEKPVPYDAGFDFDYFGSLLPENPKRMSVKAFLGTEQRIPGVGNGCMQDIFFLAGLHPKRPIASLKEAELRLLYQQTIQTLTKMKELGGRDTEKNIYGQAGDYQTILSKNTYKHGCKVCGTDIVKESYLGGTIYYCPECQPL
- the rpsA gene encoding 30S ribosomal protein S1, whose product is MTEEKQVENSNVTMEDALNSFQEVNVGDIVRGEVLAIEDKQVVVGIEGAGVEGVVPAKELSTSQVEDINDFVKLHDVLDLVVITSIGKDKENGSYLLSKRRLDAKKVWEDIEKDFQAGKIIEAPVTNVVKGGLVVDVGVRGFVPASMVEDHFVDDFSEYKGKTMTFKIIEIEPSENRLILSHKAVVEAEKEVHKKEILADLHDGDVVEGKVARLTDFGAFVDLGGIDGLVHVSEIAHQHVDKPGDVLSVGDEVKVKILSINPDEERISLSIKETLPGPWSDIAEKAPAGEVLDGTVKRLTSFGAFVEVFPGVEGLVHISQISHKHIATPHEVLHEGDEIKVKVLEVNEAEHRIALSIKALEAKPEVQEQPEEETGSYEMPEESTGFTMGDILGDQLKGQGSDEE
- a CDS encoding SAG1386/EF1546 family surface-associated protein, producing MSKRDKNKPTEAREPWEQSIYDTKDDAGHSRIEKRQYKKGNTVFLTILVILLLLIIALPIGTFWWVARDKPSENKGGTTTTTSSVVASSTKESSAPASSTSQAQPESSATEDPTQPEGSVEDPNATPEATEPVYAEVQAGEGFRQVAERYGVTVDQILELNGLSADAVLHPGDSLRVQ
- a CDS encoding pseudouridine synthase yields the protein MERLQKVIAHAGVASRRKAEEYIQQGRVKVNGKVSKELGTKVSRNDLIEVDDVPIYQEEYVYYLFYKPKGVISSVSDDKGRKVVTDFFPSVVERIYPVGRLDYDTSGILLLTNDGDFSQKLTHPSHEVNKVYVAKVKGVPKKHDLQPLRKGVRVNGYKSAPAEFQILSVDLQTGTGIVELTIHEGKNHQVKNMLQAVGYPVQKLKRERFGNLTLQGLRPGEYRSLNKKEISSLLNEVKA
- a CDS encoding alpha/beta hydrolase, with product MKKWQKISISIGVALLVILLAGFFYIKNSTYQPTETAVQAATAAEKERDVLFFEGEKGKPTILFYQGALVENTSYSIWAEQVAAAGFSVYLLKQPLNMAILGQNNAEKIIDDKKIHSYIIGGHSLGGVIGSRFAHEHLADTGLKGVFFLASYPDKKGDLSSFDGGVLSITADSDDVLNEEKYTDAKEYLPANTVFEEITGGNHAGFGSYGKQKGDGQAEITNAEQQQLVGNMIIRWASQLAD
- a CDS encoding ECF transporter S component → MRNSKVQKMVGVAMLAALGAALQFVGFPLLPAVPFLKVDFSDIPVMISMFLYGPFAGIITALIRSTLHLVLTGPSPQNMVGDVASFLATTLFTLPMYYFFNKGSHKTRNKVAGIVTGIIAMTAFMSIANYFVITPLYLSLYGVTAQSFLGRSMESYIAVGIIPFNLIKGVIISTVFMLFYAKILPWLSRKQSSVGNTLAK